The following are encoded together in the Candidatus Methylomirabilis oxygeniifera genome:
- a CDS encoding conserved protein of unknown function (Evidence 4 : Homologs of previously reported genes of unknown function): MIHILFALDREGDTVRVITVYRPDPAEWDADFLRRKKP; this comes from the coding sequence ATGATTCATATCCTGTTCGCCCTCGACAGGGAAGGTGATACCGTACGAGTCATCACTGTATATCGGCCGGATCCCGCAGAGTGGGACGCCGATTTTCTGCGGAGGAAAAAGCCATGA
- a CDS encoding conserved protein of unknown function (Evidence 4 : Homologs of previously reported genes of unknown function): protein MKCHICGGEVKVATSDMPFKLEANRIVIFKNLPVLQCGQCGEYLIEDPVMARVEEMLDRIDASAELEIVRYAA from the coding sequence ATGAAATGTCATATCTGCGGCGGTGAAGTCAAGGTAGCGACATCCGACATGCCGTTTAAACTCGAAGCAAACCGGATTGTCATCTTCAAGAATCTTCCGGTGCTCCAATGCGGGCAGTGCGGGGAATACCTGATTGAAGACCCCGTCATGGCGCGGGTGGAGGAAATGCTCGACCGCATTGATGCCTCGGCGGAGCTGGAGATTGTGCGCTACGCGGCGTAA
- a CDS encoding protein of unknown function (Evidence 5 : No homology to any previously reported sequences): MITEADTCRKYVLPKLYAAGWTDDQISEQKTFTDGRIVVAELEALQKEVDRLKALQAETAAELDALLPAIRDRAFKGEL, encoded by the coding sequence ATGATCACTGAAGCTGACACCTGCAGGAAGTACGTCTTGCCGAAGCTCTACGCAGCCGGCTGGACCGACGACCAGATCAGCGAGCAAAAGACCTTCACTGACGGGCGGATCGTCGTTGCCGAGCTGGAAGCCTTGCAAAAAGAGGTGGATCGGCTGAAAGCACTCCAGGCGGAGACCGCTGCCGAACTCGACGCGCTGCTGCCCGCCATCCGCGACCGCGCATTCAAGGGGGAACTCTGA
- a CDS encoding Type I restriction-modification system specificity determinant (fragment), with amino-acid sequence MKPPYERIVLEKRESRTVAALRDALLRKLLSEELRMRTAEKLLEVE; translated from the coding sequence ATGAAACCACCGTATGAACGCATCGTTTTGGAGAAACGCGAATCCCGCACTGTCGCTGCCCTACGCGACGCGCTGCTTCGGAAGCTGCTCTCGGAGGAACTGCGGATGAGAACGGCTGAAAAACTGCTGGAGGTCGAATGA
- a CDS encoding protein of unknown function (Evidence 5 : No homology to any previously reported sequences) — protein MREMILLGAGASVEAGVPDTYGMTSKIMELFRKDYLMQRYVAVISFVIGGLLFQHGIKGRDPLQEGVNVEELFNAVQLLAERNTLEAAPFVESWHPMVQELDRARLHAGSGRLYWLFYDRLVGAMESALGSLPSGNNRTNPREFMRDWVSRVRYSGSSGGFDIDRELQKVIEQVKDRPGEGEIFSGTAESMIRVLVNIVWIDQAERVAYMEPLASLVGAQGRLTVATLNYDNSVELLAQSAGLPCATGIEKWSETGSFMPSSDGIFLIKLHGSIDWALEGDKRSEDRPMPHSVIRQVNAEEIKKPGFRPGVIFGQRNKLTAEGPFLDLLRAFQQELSRSDILTVVGYSFRDDHVNEYISQWLNQSRERRMRIINPHFDRSPSPYAGQLSRFGGTQVEIIREPAGAGLVKLYSYSIVIAPSVTQPSSVSAEPTT, from the coding sequence ATGAGGGAGATGATCCTTCTTGGGGCAGGCGCATCTGTCGAAGCGGGTGTGCCTGATACGTACGGAATGACCAGTAAGATCATGGAGTTGTTCCGCAAAGACTACCTCATGCAACGTTATGTGGCTGTCATCTCATTCGTGATCGGGGGCCTTCTTTTTCAACATGGAATCAAGGGCCGAGATCCTCTACAAGAGGGTGTGAACGTCGAAGAGCTTTTCAATGCAGTCCAATTGCTGGCCGAGCGTAATACTCTGGAGGCTGCTCCATTTGTTGAATCGTGGCACCCAATGGTGCAGGAATTGGACAGGGCACGCTTGCATGCAGGATCCGGCAGACTCTATTGGTTATTTTACGACCGACTTGTCGGAGCAATGGAGAGCGCTCTGGGGAGTCTACCGTCCGGCAATAACCGGACCAACCCGAGGGAATTCATGAGAGACTGGGTGAGTCGAGTTAGATATTCGGGCTCATCAGGCGGCTTTGACATCGACCGTGAACTTCAAAAAGTCATTGAGCAGGTGAAAGATCGACCTGGTGAAGGCGAGATCTTTTCAGGGACCGCAGAATCCATGATTCGTGTCTTGGTCAATATCGTCTGGATCGACCAAGCGGAACGCGTCGCTTATATGGAGCCGTTAGCTTCATTGGTAGGTGCACAGGGGCGACTTACGGTCGCTACGCTGAATTATGACAACAGCGTCGAACTACTCGCGCAATCAGCGGGCCTGCCATGTGCAACCGGCATTGAAAAGTGGTCTGAAACCGGTTCGTTCATGCCGAGCAGCGATGGGATCTTTTTGATCAAACTTCACGGCTCGATTGATTGGGCGCTGGAAGGCGACAAGAGGTCAGAAGACCGTCCAATGCCTCATAGTGTCATTCGACAGGTAAACGCTGAGGAAATCAAGAAGCCGGGGTTTCGACCGGGGGTCATATTTGGTCAACGCAATAAACTGACGGCAGAAGGGCCATTTTTGGATCTCTTACGCGCATTCCAACAAGAGTTGTCGCGCAGCGATATTCTGACTGTGGTGGGGTATTCCTTTCGAGATGATCATGTCAACGAATATATCTCACAATGGCTGAACCAATCGAGAGAGCGGAGGATGCGCATCATCAACCCTCATTTTGATCGCAGCCCGAGCCCTTACGCTGGGCAACTCTCACGTTTTGGAGGAACCCAAGTAGAGATAATCCGTGAACCCGCTGGCGCTGGGTTGGTGAAGTTGTATTCATACTCGATTGTAATCGCACCATCGGTGACGCAACCTTCAAGCGTGTCTGCTGAGCCGACGACATAG
- a CDS encoding protein of unknown function (Evidence 5 : No homology to any previously reported sequences), whose translation MRKKPLIETNPYLKDPAQRQSLLWTAVSSSSIIEGARLGLTLASVASKAIDTVNSPKKPTASSGSRR comes from the coding sequence ATGCGTAAAAAGCCTCTGATCGAAACGAACCCCTATTTGAAAGATCCTGCGCAAAGACAGTCGTTGCTTTGGACGGCGGTGTCGAGTTCATCAATTATTGAGGGCGCTCGTCTGGGTCTCACTCTGGCGTCTGTCGCGTCTAAAGCCATCGATACAGTCAACAGCCCTAAGAAACCCACAGCGTCCTCCGGATCACGCCGCTAA
- a CDS encoding protein of unknown function (Evidence 5 : No homology to any previously reported sequences) has product MIFYITPWAAEHHESATLNVAQLAESIVENAAFACLENLGWRALAGWPYRIVATPSL; this is encoded by the coding sequence ATGATTTTTTATATCACACCGTGGGCGGCTGAGCACCATGAAAGTGCAACCTTGAACGTCGCCCAACTCGCTGAATCCATCGTCGAAAACGCAGCTTTCGCCTGCCTGGAGAACCTCGGCTGGAGGGCACTCGCGGGCTGGCCGTACCGCATAGTGGCTACGCCCTCGCTCTGA
- a CDS encoding ATPase, AAA+ superfamily codes for MPETALYPRYAEPRLVEALADSPVVLIHGPRQVGKTTLARVVGEPRGYAYVSFDDDVARGAAEADPVGFVADLPDRAILDEVQRVPTLFTALKTAVDRSRKAGRFMLTGSTNVLLVPNLADSLAGRMAILRLYPLAQCELERRASGFLDVLFEGRFKIRRTERLAHRLAERIVAGGYPAALTRAAVRRRAAWYRDYLDALVQRDVRDLARVSSLDALPRLLALAAAQTARLLNVSDLAAPFQLSRPTIRDYVTLLERVFLLETLPPWHSNRLSRLIKTPKLHVGDTGLACALLGVDAVAVAADRPLLGQLLETFVFQELRRQASWHEEPLVFFHYRDKDGIEVDIVIERGARVLAGVEVKAAATVTAADFSGLRKLRDAAGKRFAAGVVLYDGETSASFGEGLHAVPLRALWEMT; via the coding sequence ATGCCGGAGACCGCCCTCTACCCACGTTACGCTGAGCCTCGCCTCGTCGAGGCGCTGGCCGATTCGCCCGTGGTGCTAATCCATGGCCCGCGCCAGGTCGGTAAGACGACCCTCGCCCGAGTGGTCGGGGAACCCAGGGGATACGCTTATGTCAGTTTCGATGACGACGTCGCGCGCGGCGCCGCAGAGGCTGATCCGGTGGGCTTCGTCGCCGATCTGCCGGACCGGGCGATCCTGGATGAAGTGCAACGGGTACCGACGCTCTTCACCGCATTGAAGACGGCGGTCGATCGTAGCCGTAAGGCCGGCCGTTTCATGCTGACCGGCTCGACCAACGTGCTGCTGGTGCCGAACCTCGCCGACTCGCTGGCAGGTCGCATGGCGATCCTGCGGTTGTACCCGCTGGCGCAGTGCGAGCTGGAGCGGCGCGCATCGGGTTTCCTCGACGTCCTCTTCGAGGGCCGGTTCAAGATCCGGCGAACCGAGCGGCTGGCTCACCGGCTGGCGGAGCGGATCGTGGCGGGCGGATACCCGGCCGCGCTCACGCGCGCCGCTGTCCGTCGGCGCGCCGCATGGTACCGCGATTATCTTGACGCATTGGTCCAGCGCGACGTGCGCGATCTGGCCCGCGTCAGCTCACTTGACGCGCTTCCAAGGCTGCTCGCACTGGCGGCGGCGCAGACTGCGCGGCTGCTGAACGTGTCGGATCTGGCTGCGCCCTTCCAGCTCAGTCGGCCGACGATCCGCGATTACGTCACGTTACTTGAGCGGGTGTTCCTGCTGGAGACGTTGCCGCCATGGCACAGCAACCGCCTGAGCCGACTTATCAAGACGCCGAAGCTGCATGTCGGCGATACCGGACTTGCCTGCGCGCTGCTCGGCGTAGATGCGGTCGCCGTTGCTGCCGATCGACCCCTGTTGGGCCAGCTTCTCGAAACCTTTGTGTTTCAGGAATTACGACGTCAGGCGAGCTGGCATGAGGAGCCGTTGGTGTTCTTTCATTACCGGGATAAGGACGGTATAGAAGTGGACATCGTCATCGAGCGCGGTGCGCGTGTGCTAGCGGGTGTAGAGGTAAAGGCGGCCGCCACGGTGACTGCAGCCGATTTCAGTGGCCTGCGCAAGCTGAGGGACGCTGCGGGCAAACGTTTTGCCGCCGGCGTTGTCCTCTACGATGGGGAGACCAGCGCGAGTTTCGGCGAAGGACTGCATGCCGTTCCGTTGCGTGCGCTCTGGGAAATGACGTGA
- a CDS encoding OsmC family protein translates to MSEHGVTVTWRRTSASFDYEAYNRDHAWSFDAGIQVRASAAPAYRGDPDCVDPEEAFVAALAGCHMLTFLAVASRKRLIVDAYEDHATGFMEKNADGKLAVTRVVLRPRVRFSGSSALSHDELARLHEQAHHGCIIANSVLTAITIEPAD, encoded by the coding sequence ATGTCAGAGCATGGCGTAACCGTTACGTGGCGGCGCACATCCGCGAGTTTTGACTACGAGGCGTATAACCGCGATCACGCCTGGTCGTTTGACGCCGGCATCCAGGTCCGCGCGTCAGCCGCCCCTGCCTATCGCGGCGACCCCGACTGCGTCGATCCCGAAGAGGCGTTTGTCGCGGCCCTGGCCGGGTGTCACATGCTGACCTTTCTGGCTGTTGCGTCGCGCAAGCGACTGATCGTCGATGCGTACGAAGACCACGCGACAGGGTTTATGGAGAAGAACGCCGACGGTAAGCTGGCCGTCACGCGGGTTGTTCTCCGACCGCGAGTTCGATTCAGCGGCTCTTCGGCGCTATCCCACGACGAACTCGCGAGACTCCACGAGCAGGCCCATCACGGTTGCATCATCGCCAACTCGGTACTGACAGCCATCACGATCGAGCCAGCCGACTGA
- a CDS encoding Dyp-type peroxidase: MNDVQSGILESTPPVARYLIFSLTDQDEARRSLRLLSNIADGRQTVIGLGQSLVLTFGATIPGLRTAPSYAGAGYEVPSTPFALWCWLRGDDRGELLHRTRRIHEALAPAFCLEQVIDAFTYGAGRDLTGYEDGTENPKGERASEVAFIQGQGDGLDGSSFVAVQQWVHDLDRFDAKSTQEQDNTIGRRRSDNDEIEDAPPSAHVKRATQESFDPPAFMLRRSMPWADGSHAGLIFVAFGASFDAFEVLLKRMVGAEDGITDALFTFTRPISGAYFWCPGMQDGRLDLQLLGV; encoded by the coding sequence ATGAACGATGTCCAATCCGGAATCCTGGAGTCGACCCCTCCGGTCGCCCGATATCTCATCTTCTCATTGACCGATCAGGACGAAGCTCGTAGGAGCCTGCGATTACTCAGTAACATAGCTGACGGTCGACAGACCGTGATCGGACTTGGTCAATCGCTCGTGCTTACGTTTGGGGCAACCATACCAGGTCTCCGCACTGCTCCGAGCTATGCCGGCGCCGGGTATGAAGTGCCGTCTACGCCGTTTGCGTTGTGGTGTTGGTTGAGGGGGGATGACAGGGGTGAACTGCTGCACCGAACCAGGCGCATTCATGAGGCGCTGGCCCCGGCGTTTTGCCTGGAACAGGTGATTGATGCTTTTACGTATGGCGCAGGTCGTGATTTGACGGGGTATGAAGACGGGACCGAGAACCCGAAAGGCGAGCGCGCATCAGAAGTCGCGTTCATTCAGGGACAAGGCGATGGGCTGGATGGATCGAGCTTCGTCGCTGTCCAGCAATGGGTGCATGATCTCGATCGCTTCGACGCCAAGTCCACCCAGGAGCAGGACAACACGATCGGGCGTCGTCGGAGCGACAACGACGAGATCGAGGATGCGCCGCCGTCTGCGCACGTGAAAAGAGCGACGCAGGAGAGCTTCGATCCCCCGGCATTCATGTTGAGGCGCTCGATGCCGTGGGCGGACGGCTCGCACGCAGGCCTGATCTTTGTAGCGTTCGGCGCGTCCTTCGACGCGTTCGAGGTCCTCTTGAAGCGAATGGTCGGAGCAGAAGACGGGATAACAGACGCCTTGTTCACCTTCACCCGTCCGATATCGGGTGCCTACTTCTGGTGTCCAGGCATGCAAGACGGACGATTGGACCTCCAACTGCTAGGTGTGTAG
- a CDS encoding Prevent-host-death family protein, whose product MTSITATEARKRLYALLDDVADSHEPIQIAGKRHSAVLVSEVDWRAIQETLYLNAVPGMRASIRKGLKTPVEKCHEELDW is encoded by the coding sequence ATGACCAGCATCACAGCCACTGAGGCTCGAAAAAGACTGTACGCGCTTCTGGACGATGTGGCCGATTCTCATGAACCTATCCAGATCGCTGGCAAGCGCCATTCGGCGGTGCTCGTATCGGAAGTCGACTGGCGTGCTATCCAGGAAACACTGTACCTGAATGCCGTCCCAGGAATGCGCGCCTCGATCCGCAAGGGCTTGAAAACGCCCGTCGAGAAGTGTCATGAGGAGCTTGATTGGTAG
- a CDS encoding Addiction module toxin, Txe/YoeB family yields MVGWKFVYTSQARRDAKKLAHSGLKSEAERLLKILTRNPYQNPPPYERLVGDLAGAVSRRITIQHRLVYQVLDDIKTVKVIRLWTHYE; encoded by the coding sequence TTGGTAGGATGGAAGTTCGTCTACACCAGTCAGGCTCGGCGTGACGCCAAGAAGTTAGCGCATTCCGGACTCAAATCGGAGGCGGAGCGCCTGCTCAAAATCCTGACACGGAATCCCTATCAAAATCCCCCGCCGTACGAGCGACTTGTCGGAGACCTTGCCGGCGCCGTATCCCGCAGGATTACCATCCAACACCGGCTCGTATATCAGGTACTGGACGACATCAAAACTGTCAAGGTTATCCGTCTGTGGACCCATTACGAATAA
- a CDS encoding conserved protein of unknown function (Evidence 4 : Homologs of previously reported genes of unknown function) has protein sequence MLEEYDFSGGVQGKYAKRYAEGANVVVIDPDVAEYFPDHDAVNEALRGLAAIIKRRRKAEPAAPRGRTAARR, from the coding sequence ATGCTGGAAGAGTACGATTTTAGCGGCGGCGTGCAAGGCAAGTACGCGAAACGATACGCTGAAGGCGCCAACGTGGTCGTCATTGATCCCGACGTGGCGGAGTATTTCCCAGACCACGACGCGGTCAATGAAGCGCTACGCGGGCTGGCCGCCATCATTAAGAGACGGCGGAAGGCCGAACCAGCGGCTCCACGCGGACGCACTGCCGCGCGCCGCTGA
- a CDS encoding conserved exported protein of unknown function (Evidence 4 : Homologs of previously reported genes of unknown function), with protein sequence MRRFLRLSLVAAAFALISPVATAQEYFGEFLDRPKGAFIVEAQPRPLFRVETDFRFKDPNGLLWSTPAGTEVDGASIPQLFWSIIGGPFEGPYINASIIHDYYCRTMERTAHDTHRNLYYGMRTSQVPKWKAKLMHWAVSAFGPSWKLERRVVMRQTCANPPDLPATCSSVPTSEVVPVKSPPIDLSDPVVLAAAISKMTAVARTLLTSNGEVLDVTAGGPVSATVEGIQASADAYRQVFTSKEFSSSPARLGLLSQATGSTLADVQPWAGNRIPSLKEAIVLTPKTVSKVEASAPFKLDPRSKDLIRDRVDLELLKATIHIQDRSM encoded by the coding sequence ATGCGAAGATTCCTTCGCCTCTCTCTAGTTGCCGCCGCCTTCGCATTAATCTCGCCTGTCGCTACCGCCCAAGAGTACTTCGGGGAGTTCTTGGACAGGCCAAAAGGCGCTTTCATTGTCGAAGCGCAACCAAGGCCATTGTTTAGGGTCGAAACCGACTTCCGCTTTAAGGACCCAAATGGCCTGCTATGGTCGACGCCTGCTGGCACTGAGGTTGATGGGGCTTCGATTCCACAGTTGTTTTGGTCAATTATCGGAGGGCCGTTCGAGGGGCCGTATATAAACGCTTCCATCATTCACGATTACTACTGTCGCACAATGGAACGCACCGCGCACGATACGCACAGGAACCTCTACTACGGAATGCGCACCTCCCAAGTACCCAAGTGGAAGGCTAAGTTGATGCATTGGGCCGTATCAGCGTTCGGACCATCATGGAAGCTAGAAAGACGCGTTGTAATGCGGCAGACTTGTGCTAACCCTCCCGATTTACCGGCAACCTGTTCGTCAGTTCCGACTTCTGAGGTCGTGCCTGTGAAATCTCCACCCATTGACCTCTCCGATCCCGTTGTCTTGGCGGCTGCAATTAGCAAGATGACCGCAGTCGCTAGAACACTTCTCACCTCAAACGGAGAGGTCCTCGATGTGACGGCTGGAGGACCGGTAAGCGCCACAGTCGAAGGTATTCAAGCGAGTGCAGATGCATATCGTCAAGTATTTACAAGCAAGGAGTTCTCAAGCTCCCCCGCAAGGCTCGGCCTTTTATCGCAGGCCACCGGAAGTACTTTGGCAGACGTGCAGCCCTGGGCGGGTAACCGAATCCCAAGTCTTAAGGAGGCTATCGTACTGACCCCTAAAACCGTATCAAAGGTCGAAGCGAGTGCACCATTTAAGCTCGATCCACGGAGCAAGGACCTCATTCGCGATCGCGTGGACCTTGAGTTGCTCAAGGCGACAATCCATATACAGGACCGAAGCATGTAG
- a CDS encoding putative 3-hydroxydecanoyl-ACP dehydratase (Evidence 3 : Function proposed based on presence of conserved amino acid motif, structural feature or limited homology), translated as MGKVGEIDALTTIDEALSALEDPHARSRVLSWALNKYSSETRPPADDVAKTRMPRTGNKRSKKKPSDAKGRARGKSKASLSMVRDLNLKPKGKKSLDEFVEDKKPISHYEKSTVAAYYLRHELSLPAISANHIYTCFKHMKWRIPADLFNTLAYTASQYGWLDTSNRDDIKVTTMGENLVEHDLPKGKGSKKK; from the coding sequence ATGGGGAAGGTAGGCGAGATAGACGCGTTAACAACCATTGACGAAGCACTATCAGCTCTGGAAGACCCCCATGCTCGGAGCCGAGTCTTGTCGTGGGCATTGAACAAATACTCATCAGAGACGCGGCCACCGGCCGACGATGTCGCTAAGACCAGGATGCCTAGGACAGGCAACAAGAGATCGAAGAAAAAGCCTTCCGACGCAAAAGGCAGGGCCAGAGGTAAATCCAAAGCATCACTGTCGATGGTGAGAGATTTGAATTTGAAGCCCAAGGGCAAGAAGTCCCTGGATGAATTCGTTGAGGATAAGAAGCCGATTTCGCATTACGAAAAATCTACCGTCGCCGCCTATTATCTTAGGCATGAGCTGAGTCTTCCGGCTATTTCGGCAAATCACATCTATACGTGCTTCAAACACATGAAGTGGCGGATTCCAGCCGATCTTTTTAACACTCTCGCTTACACAGCCAGCCAATACGGATGGCTCGACACGAGCAATCGGGATGACATAAAAGTGACCACCATGGGCGAGAACCTAGTGGAGCACGATCTCCCAAAGGGAAAAGGGTCTAAGAAGAAGTGA
- a CDS encoding protein of unknown function (Evidence 5 : No homology to any previously reported sequences) has translation MTDSNEILEGTLLQAVPEGLRQELLSAYGRILRNFRERRWEPAELNGGKLCEVVYTILRGYMDGKYPKKSSKPKNMVDACCGLEQAPATSILTPLRSRQRL, from the coding sequence GTGACCGATTCAAACGAAATTTTGGAAGGGACACTTCTACAAGCTGTTCCGGAGGGACTTCGTCAGGAACTCCTTTCGGCCTATGGCCGAATTCTCAGAAACTTTAGAGAGAGGCGCTGGGAGCCTGCCGAATTGAACGGGGGGAAGCTTTGCGAGGTTGTTTATACAATTCTTCGCGGGTACATGGATGGCAAATACCCAAAGAAGTCCTCTAAGCCCAAGAATATGGTAGACGCGTGCTGCGGCCTTGAACAGGCTCCGGCGACTTCTATACTGACCCCCTTGAGAAGTAGACAGCGCTTGTGA
- a CDS encoding protein of unknown function (Evidence 5 : No homology to any previously reported sequences): protein MAESTLTQNRWTITRKTAVVLELLRGGEAAELARRYGLSQAQLFAWRDRFLEGGQAALKTRRGQIDSERERRVRELERKVGQLTLEKELLKKTDALIRQRGRRSTS from the coding sequence ATGGCCGAGTCGACCCTGACACAGAATCGCTGGACGATCACCCGCAAGACGGCTGTGGTGCTGGAACTATTGCGTGGTGGTGAGGCCGCGGAGCTGGCCCGCAGGTATGGGCTCAGCCAAGCCCAACTGTTTGCCTGGCGGGATCGGTTCCTGGAAGGCGGGCAGGCGGCGCTCAAGACGCGCCGGGGACAGATCGACTCTGAGCGGGAGCGCCGCGTGCGGGAGCTGGAGCGCAAGGTGGGCCAGCTCACCCTGGAGAAGGAGCTGTTAAAAAAAACCGACGCGCTGATCCGCCAACGTGGGCGGAGGTCGACCAGTTGA
- a CDS encoding transposase: protein MRAQGAPLSLACRTLGVSRAGFYKWQRGSAPTSPQQAPCDERLAQRIRNILDREETFGYRRVWAWLRFQEGVRVNRKTVHRIMQRKGWQCRVWHRPALRPTPTWEKCSTVQQPDRLWATDATKIWCGRDGWASLIGVLDAGSRECVGARFARQGRAIEAVDALEQGILQCYGSFAHVPEGLRLRHDNGSIFLARLFVGTTQQLAITQEFIPRYSPEYNGVIERFFRTLKQECVWLHHFESFAEAESIIMAWIDRYNSERQHSALGYLTPRVWREQFYQLPQAA, encoded by the coding sequence TTGAGGGCGCAGGGTGCGCCGCTGAGTCTGGCGTGCCGGACACTGGGTGTCTCGCGCGCGGGCTTCTACAAATGGCAGCGCGGCTCGGCGCCCACTTCCCCGCAGCAGGCGCCGTGTGACGAGCGCCTGGCCCAGCGGATCCGGAACATCCTGGACCGCGAGGAGACCTTCGGCTACCGGCGGGTGTGGGCCTGGCTGCGGTTCCAGGAGGGCGTCAGGGTGAATCGCAAGACGGTCCATCGGATCATGCAACGGAAAGGGTGGCAATGCCGCGTGTGGCACCGTCCAGCCCTGCGGCCCACGCCGACGTGGGAGAAGTGTTCGACGGTCCAGCAGCCGGACCGGCTCTGGGCCACCGATGCGACGAAGATCTGGTGTGGTCGGGATGGCTGGGCGAGTCTTATCGGCGTCCTCGACGCTGGCAGCCGCGAGTGCGTCGGCGCTCGGTTTGCCCGCCAGGGTCGGGCGATCGAAGCGGTCGATGCCCTGGAGCAAGGCATTCTCCAGTGCTATGGAAGTTTCGCCCACGTACCCGAGGGCCTGCGGCTTCGGCACGATAACGGTTCCATCTTCCTGGCCCGCCTGTTCGTTGGGACCACCCAGCAGCTTGCGATTACCCAGGAGTTTATCCCTCGATACTCCCCGGAGTACAACGGGGTCATTGAACGCTTCTTCCGCACCCTGAAGCAAGAATGTGTCTGGTTGCACCATTTCGAGTCCTTCGCGGAGGCCGAATCCATCATCATGGCCTGGATCGACCGCTACAACAGCGAGCGACAGCATTCGGCCCTGGGGTATCTCACCCCTCGGGTCTGGCGTGAACAGTTCTATCAACTCCCCCAGGCGGCATAA
- a CDS encoding protein of unknown function (Evidence 5 : No homology to any previously reported sequences): MIRINVPTNMTNAPVVTDFIQSNEHARYLNSHGT, translated from the coding sequence ATGATTCGGATCAACGTCCCCACCAACATGACCAACGCCCCTGTTGTTACGGATTTCATACAAAGCAACGAGCATGCGCGGTATCTGAATTCGCACGGAACGTGA
- a CDS encoding protein of unknown function (Evidence 5 : No homology to any previously reported sequences) — protein MLYPINEICLRYRGCTVIKQHQSLIFHAHLRFKDPELPANLPYNRKRSFYYCINCGGRFFGRHVVKDSNQFTKNPLGHF, from the coding sequence GTGCTCTACCCAATCAATGAGATTTGCCTCCGCTACAGGGGCTGTACAGTGATAAAGCAGCACCAAAGCCTTATCTTTCATGCTCATTTGAGGTTCAAGGACCCGGAACTTCCCGCCAACCTCCCATACAATAGGAAGCGTTCGTTCTACTATTGCATCAACTGCGGCGGTCGCTTTTTCGGTCGACACGTCGTGAAAGATTCGAATCAGTTCACCAAGAATCCACTTGGACATTTCTAG